One Dysosmobacter welbionis DNA segment encodes these proteins:
- a CDS encoding Mrp/NBP35 family ATP-binding protein, producing MSECTHDCSTCGESCSERQEPQSLLKEHHPEAHIGKVFGIVSGKGGVGKSMVTSQLAVTMRRRGHQVGILDADVTGPSIPKAFGIHGQATGSEAGLYPMVSKTGIQVMSTNLLLPNETDPVIWRGPVISGVVQQFWTDVLWNCDYLFVDMPPGTGDVSLSVFQSIPLDGIVIVASPQELVSMVVEKAVKMAEMMEVPIVGLVENMSYVTCPDCGKQIHLFGQGKTAEAAERHHLPVLAEMPIDPALAALTDAGDIESFQGSWLEAAADKLEGK from the coding sequence ATGAGCGAATGCACCCACGACTGCTCCACCTGCGGCGAGAGCTGCAGCGAGCGGCAGGAACCCCAGTCCCTGCTGAAGGAGCACCATCCCGAAGCCCACATCGGTAAGGTGTTCGGCATCGTGTCCGGCAAGGGCGGCGTCGGAAAGTCCATGGTCACCAGCCAGCTGGCGGTCACCATGCGCCGCCGGGGCCATCAGGTCGGCATTCTGGATGCCGACGTCACCGGTCCCTCCATCCCCAAGGCCTTCGGCATCCACGGCCAGGCCACAGGCAGCGAGGCGGGCCTGTATCCCATGGTGTCCAAAACCGGCATTCAGGTGATGAGCACCAACCTGCTGCTGCCCAACGAGACGGACCCGGTCATCTGGCGGGGCCCGGTCATCTCCGGCGTGGTCCAGCAGTTCTGGACCGACGTGCTGTGGAACTGCGACTACCTGTTCGTGGATATGCCGCCGGGAACCGGCGATGTGTCCCTCAGTGTGTTCCAGTCCATTCCCCTGGACGGCATTGTGATCGTGGCCTCTCCCCAGGAGCTGGTGAGCATGGTGGTGGAGAAGGCCGTGAAGATGGCAGAGATGATGGAGGTCCCCATCGTGGGCCTGGTGGAGAACATGAGCTATGTCACCTGCCCGGACTGCGGGAAGCAGATCCATCTCTTCGGCCAGGGCAAAACTGCCGAAGCTGCGGAGCGCCACCATCTTCCCGTGCTGGCGGAGATGCCCATCGACCCGGCCCTGGCCGCCCTTACCGACGCCGGAGACATCGAGTCCTTCCAGGGCAGCTGGCTGGAGGCTGCCGCCGACAAGCTGGAGGGGAAATAA
- a CDS encoding xanthine phosphoribosyltransferase gives MQELKDRIVKEGKVLPGNIIKVDGFLNHRIDTELMDHIAEEFGKHFNMDEVTMILTAEASGIALSAIVAHHFHKPMIFAKKAKSDNIEGGLYQSDIFSYTYKKKVTLLVSKEWLSADDKVLIIDDFMANGEAMRGLCDIVNAAGATLVGIGCAVEKGFQGGGDRLRAAGVNLKSLAIIESAEPGNIVFRGED, from the coding sequence ATGCAGGAACTGAAAGACCGCATCGTGAAAGAGGGCAAGGTGCTGCCCGGCAACATCATCAAGGTGGATGGTTTTCTGAACCACCGCATCGACACGGAGCTGATGGACCATATCGCAGAGGAGTTCGGCAAACACTTCAATATGGACGAGGTCACCATGATCCTCACCGCCGAGGCCAGCGGCATCGCCCTGTCCGCCATCGTGGCCCACCACTTCCACAAGCCCATGATCTTCGCCAAGAAGGCCAAGAGCGACAACATCGAGGGCGGCCTGTACCAGAGCGACATCTTCTCCTACACCTATAAGAAAAAGGTGACGCTGCTGGTTTCCAAGGAGTGGCTCTCCGCCGACGACAAGGTCCTGATTATCGACGACTTCATGGCCAACGGCGAAGCCATGCGGGGCCTGTGCGACATCGTCAACGCCGCCGGTGCCACGCTGGTGGGCATCGGCTGCGCGGTAGAAAAGGGATTCCAGGGCGGCGGCGACCGGCTGCGGGCCGCGGGTGTGAACCTGAAGTCCCTGGCCATCATCGAGTCCGCCGAGCCCGGCAACATCGTCTTCCGGGGCGAGGACTGA